The genomic DNA TTTGATAGAAAAAAAGCAAATTAAAGACACTTCTTATCAAGCGTAAGTTTGGCGACCGACCGCAGATAAAAGGATATTTATGTGCTTATTTCTTTATGTTTATATAGTACGAAACTTTGTGCATGGTGTCAATAACTTTGCCAAAATCTTTTGAACTAGCTTACAAAAATTTCAGGGAAGGAGAGAGTCATAGTGCCAGATACAACAGTAAGTCGTCAAAAGATCCGTGATCATTTTAAAGAAAAAGGTATTTCACTAGCGAGCTTGGCTACATTGTTTAATGTTCCAAGACAAGATTTAATTGATTATCTTAATGGAAAGAATCAAAGCAAAAAAGCACATGAGATTCTTTTAGCTATTATTGATATTTATAAAATTAGATAGTTGGAGGGGAAGCAGGTGAGTAATATCCAAATTACAGTTGCAAAGACTATTGAAGTTCCTCAGGCATGGATGGCCAAAGATGAAGCGATTATCTACTTTGGCTATCAATTCCACAAACCTTTATTTCAAAAGCTCTTGAAAGAGTTTAAGGAACATGATGATTTCAAGGAGGGCTATCGGTTAGTTACGTATGGTTTGCCAATTATAAACATTAAAACGTTCGATAATTTTCTAGTTTGGCGAGACAAGAATAAGTTTAAGCGAAAAAGACAAGTTTAGGAGGCAACAGCATGAATCAAATGCAAATTATTGAATTTTACAATCAACGCTTATTAACTACGGAGCAATTAGCGGAATTCTATGAAGCGACACCGAAAAACATTCGTGATAATTTCCAAAACAATCGAAATAAATTTATTGAAGGTAAACATTATTTCAGGTTAGAAGGTGATGATTTAAGAGCGTTTAAGAACGACACCGAAAATATCGGTATCGTCGGAAGTCGAGTAAATCAACTTATTCTCTACACAAAACGAGGTGCGAGTCGTCATTCGAAAATGTTAGGCACGGATCGAGCGTGGGATATGTTTGATGAATTGGAAGAAAACTATTTCAATCCAAAGCAACAAATCAAAATCCCAACAACCCCTCGTGAATTAATTCAATTAGCTTTAGCAGGAAACGAAGCAACAAATCAACGTGTTGATGAAATTGAGGAACGTTTAGTAGACATTGAAGTAAATAAACTGATCAACACGGAAGATAAAGGGACAATCGATCGAGCGGTTCAAAAAAAAGTTTATCAAATCTGTAAGGATCAACATTTTGGGCAAGATGCCAAGAGCATGCTTTTTCAGGATCTGGGGTCAAGTATCAAACAATTATTTAATGTTCCGAATCGTGGACGAATTAAAGATAAGGATTTTCGAAAAGTATTGAACTTTATCAATAGCTGGGAGCCGTCTTCTGTGACAAAAGAACGTATCAATCAGATTCAAACAGAATTGGAAATGTAGGAGGAAGTTAAATGAAAATTAATAAAAAGTTAGAGCAAAAATGGCAATAGTGGGAAACAACGATGGAAGGCGCAGAGATGTATCTAAATGCTGCAAGAGATTTGGGTTCAACTGTCATAACCGAGGATGATGCTGTTTTTTGCCTAGCTAGTGAAAAAATCCAATTAACCATTGATCAGTTGGAAGAAGGCAAGAAATTAATTGAAAAGCTAGAATTTGCAGAAGAATTACTGGAATAGGCAAATACTTTTGAAAGTAGGTTGAGGTGAGACGTGAACATGCCTAGGAAAATGTGTCAAAAGAAAATGATAGCGACTGCTGGTCACTACACGTTTAAGCAGGAGGAATTGATTAAGAAGTCAATTGCAAAATCTATTCAAGACTTGCAGTACCTTGTCCATGATAAAAAAAGCGTGTTAAGCGCTAGGCAGCTTGATACTGCTAAACGTGAGTTGAAACAATATCAAGAACTGCAGTATCAAAATAGGCTTAATCGCCTTATAAATATGAAATGGAGATAAGACTATGAAAAAGACAGACACACTTTTTATCGGAGTCATCTTAGGTTTACTCGTACTAGTAGCACACTACAGCGTAGTGGGAGGAAGTATTTTCGCAAGTTTAATGGTTTTGATAAACCTATTAGATTCGAAGGAAAGGAGAACGTATGGATCGAAAAGAAGCTTTGAAGAAAGGAAAAATGATTGCTGATAGATGGTGGCGTGACAATAAGTCAACTTTCTTAAGTCAACAGGTGATCAATAAACAAAAGAAATGGCAGGAGATCAAATGAAACTAAGACAAAAAATAAAAGAGTATCTATTTTACAGACATGTTTTTTATTGTCTTGATTGTCGCTATACATTACGCCTTAGTAATAAGTTACTACAACAGTGTCATCCATGGGATGGACCGTATTGTCCAAAGTGTGGAGAAAAAATACAAAAAAAGTGACTCAGCCGTCCAAAGCAATGAGTCACAAACTAAACATATCTAAGGAGATTTTAGCATATGAAGAATGAACTTTCCAGTTTAGATCGATATTTGACTAATCAGAAAACTGATTGTTCCACAGAAATTAAAGCATTTGATTGGCAAGGAGAACCTCTTTATTCGGGAGAAACAGTTTATTCAATTGATAATGAATATGTTCGAGAAAATGATTTAAAAGCGTTTATAGAAAGTAGTGTCGGAAAGCCGGTGGAAATATGAAAGAGATGAATGAAGTGTCTTTCAACGAGAAAGTGATCTCTGTTCAAAATGAGCTGAAAGCTCCTAAAAGTCAGTATAGTGAGTACGGCAATTATAACTATAGAAATTGTGAGGACATCCTAAAAGCTGTTAAACCATTAAATCAAAAAATGGGATTGTTACTGACACTTACAGATGAACCTGTTGTAATTGGGAATCGTTTCTATATTAAAGCAACCGCACTATTAACAGATGGAAAAGAAGTGCTAAGTATTACTGCATATGCGAGAGAGGCTGAATCAAGAACAAAGATGGACGATAGCCAAGTAACAGGATCTGCTTCTTCATATGCTCGAAAGTATGCTTTAAACGGTCTGTATTTAATTGACGATGCTAAAGATGCAGATGCGTTGCCCCAAGAAAATAAAGAAGCAAAAAATTTGCGTGAAGAATTTTTAAAAACTTTCGATAAATATGTCCAAGAGATAGCGAATGTCACTAATTTACCAAAAGAAGTGGTTGCTGCGAATTCACTAGGAAAGAAAGGATTCGATAGTTTAGAACAAGTAACTGATGAATTTTATTCAGACCTAATAGGCTATTTGAAGCTTTCAGCGAAAAGAGCAGCCCAAAAATTCAATGATGAGCCTAACCAACAGAAACGCACCGTCAAAAAACCATCTTGGGAGGATTTATAAATGAGCAATGAACTATCAACAGAAGTCATCTTTGATGTTAATTATCAACCAAGTGTAATTGAAATTATTAATGAAGATCAACTAGCGAATTTGATCAATGTAACTGTTAAGCGTTTTGAAAATTTGATTTTTAAAGAAGATGATATTGCAGATGCTAAGAAAGCAAGAGCGGAACTAAATCGAATTTTTGATTTGATTGATTCGAAAAGAAAAGAAGTAAAGAAGGAATTTAGTGAACCTCTTACTACATTTGAAAATCAAATTAAAATTTACAGTGATGAGATCAAGCTAGCATCCAAAGGTATTGCTGAACAAATCAAAGAATTTGAAGCTAAAACAAAGGAAGAACGAAAAACAATTGTTTTAGCATTTATTAAAAAACAAGCAAGTAAGGCTGAGATTGAGCCTAATGAAATTAGCCTCCAAAGTAATTGGCTGAATGCTTCAAGTTTTACAGCCAAAAATAATTTAACGAGAAAAATTGAAGAAGAAATAATTACTGAATGTATAGCAATAAAACAAGAAAAAGAAAACTACACACAGCAAAAATCTTTGGTTGAAAGCTATGTAAAAGCTTATGACCTTGAGCCAATGGCTTGGATCTCTTTAATTGATGAAGGACTAACTGCAGCACAGATTTTTCCAAAAATAGATCAAGCTGTCAAAGAATTAAGGGAAAAAGAAGAGAAAGAAATAGAAGAGGCGGAACAAGAAATAAAACAAACAGTAACGCCAGAAATAACTATAGCAACTTCCGAAGAAACAAACACTAATGAACCAAAGTACTCTTTCACTCTAAATATTACAGGTACTGCTAAACAATTATCAGTCATTAAGAAAACTGTTGAGAACTTAGGTGTAGAGTACTCTGTTGATATGAATTGATCAACGAATCAGAAGAAAAAGAAGTGATTTAATTGTTTAAACCGCTAATTGATTCATATTCTGCAATATTGAAGCATTTTAAAGGACAAGAAATTAGCGCAACAATCAACGAAGAAGTAAATATCGAACGTTTAAGAACAATGTACGAAGGCTATGAAGGTGATCGGATCATTGAAGTACGTTTCATCGATCCACGTCGCTTCACAGTCCAGCAAAGAAACTTCATATATGCACTTATAGGCGATATCTTTATCGACACAGGCACACCAACAGACTTCTGGAAGGAATTCTTCTACTTTCGTTTTGAAGGTGTCACAGGGCGAAAAATAAGCCTCAAAGACGAATCGGATACAACTGTAAGTGACGTAAACATCCTAGCAAATATCATCTTAGATTTCATCTTTGAACATCATATTCCATTCAAAGAAGGATATGAAATTTTACCAGCGAATCAAGAATACTACTTCTACAAGTGTATTACGAAAAGAGTCTGTTGTATTTGTGGAAGAACAGGAGCTGACATTGATCACTTCGATAAAGCCTTGGGTAGACGGAAACGTAAGAAAATTGATCATTCAGATTACACGTTCGCAGCACTTTGTAGAATCCATCACACGGAAAAACATCAATTAGGTGTGGCTAATTTTAAAAATAAGTATCAAATCAAAGGGATTAAGTTAAATCAAGAAACGAGCAATAAATTAAATATCGGCGGATAAGAAAAAGGTGGTATTGAATTGTCAGACAAACAAAAGAAACGTTATTACTGGCTCAAATTAAAAGAAGATTTTTTTGAAGAAGATACTATCGAATGGTTAGAAGAACAACCTAACGGTAAGGAATATTGCTTATTTTATCTAAAACTCTGTCTTAAATCTTTAAAAACAGAAGGTCTATTAGTTAGGAATGTAGGAAATTTAATGATTCCCTACGATCCTGAATCCTTGGCAAGATTAACAAGTTCAAATGCAGACACAGTGAAAGTAGCTATGGATCTATTCAATAAAATTGGGTTAATAAAAATATTAGATAGTGGAGAAATATATCTCAACCAACTAAGCGAATTAGTAGGTTCAGAAACAGAATATGCAAGACAAAAACGAGTTCAAAGAGCAAGGGAGGACAATGTCCAGAAGCTGTCTGGAAAAGGTCGCCCAGAGTTAGAGAAAGAGTTAGATATAGAGAAAGAGTTAGAGAAAGACAAAGACATAGAAAAACAAGATGCTCCTGAATTAAAACAGTATTCGATTCAAATATATTCGTATATTGAAAAAAATGGGTTTGGTAGTCCTTATGGAAATACTATGGGGGATAATATCAATTTTTGGTTAAAAGACTTGGAAGAAGCTGGCCTAACCATTGAGCAAGCAGATGCCTGGATGATCCATGGTGTAAATACAGCAATAGAAAATAATAACCGTCGATGGAATTATCTAGAAGGAATCCTTAAGAATCGTTTTAATAAACGACTATTTAGTAAATCTGCCATTGAGGGAGAAGAAGAAATGCGAAAAAGTCAGCAAGTAAAATCTATAAGTCGGAGTTATCAAAAAAATGTCCGTCGTGAGAAATTACCAGAATGGGCAAATAAATCGCAAGAAGAAAAAGAACTTGATCCACAACAAAAAGCAGAAATCGATGCACGTTTCAAAGCATATTTGGCACAGAAAGCTCAAGAGGAAAAAGAAGATGACTGTTAACCACTTTATTGCACAACTTGAAATGATGCGTGTCGAAGAGTTAAGACGAAGTTTAGCTTATGACGATGAGTGGCTCAATGCGTTCCATACGGGACGTGAGAGCGCACTAGCACATGTACTAAAAATAATAAAGGAGGCGCAGGAAGAATGTTAGATATGCGAATAGAGGACTATCGGATCACAACTACAAGTGATTGCAAAAATATCGTTCTCTCACGTGTCGTACGTGATGAGTCTGGAAAGATCCAATATACCGAAAGTGCTAAAGGCGCGCAGGAAGAAGCGACTTCATTTGTTGGCTACTATCAAACACTGACTATGTGTTTAAGAGCCATACAGCGTGACTACGTGATGAGAGAAGGTCGCGTGATAAAAAGTATTATCGAGTATAAAAAGGCTCTTGAGCGTATCGCTAGACACTTTGAGAGTGAATGTGAGATTGAAGGTGTAAAAAATAAATAAGAAAGCAAAAATCAAACGAATTGCTGCGCTGACGTGTTCGGAGAAGTGGCAAGAAAATGATGAGGCAGTCGCGGAAGTTCAGAGAATCGCTAAAACGATTTGGCCCAAGGAAAAGTCTGGACGAAAACGACCAGGTCGAAAAATAGCGATTTGGCATGGCGACAGAATTCTAGTTACAGGTACAGCTGAACAGTTAGCAGAAATTACTGGGCTGTCAAAAAATATCATATGGAGCAGAGCGAAGCACATGGATATTGACTCTAAGGGCCGTCAATTTAAATACATGGAGGAAGAAAAATGAACGAACTGACAATAAATATTGAGAAATGGGCTAAAAATAAAGGATTGGATCAGGCACAACCAGAGAAACAGATGTTGAAGGTAATTGAGGAACTTGGAAAGGTCGGAGCTGGATTGGATCAGGCACAACCAGAGAAACAGATGTTGAAGGTAATTGAGGAACTTGGAAAGGTCGGAGCTGGTATGGCTCGTGGCAATTTAAAAGCCGTAAAAGATGGTATCGGAGACACGCTTGTTACTCTTATCATTTCAGCTATGCAGCATGGGTTGACTGCTGAGGAGTACTTAGTACAGGCTTAGAACGAAATTAAAGGACGTACTGGGCAAATGGTTGATGGGGTGTTTGTAAAGTCTAGTGATCTGGAGGACAGCAAATGAAAAAACTAATTATGCTCATTGTGACTATAGGAATGGTTTTTAGTTAATCGGCACGTCGTTAATTTACAAGAGTTTCTTGAAAAGTAAGCCAAGGGATAGATAATCTCGCTGCCATTCTCATCTGTTAGAGATTAGCAATTATTGTAAAGGAAGTCGTAAAAGGAAAATTTACCGTATTTTGCTGAGATAGAAAAGCCCCTTTCTGAGTAGAGGCTAATTAAAACTCACACTTTGCTCTTTTAATTGTTTAATTACTTCAGCAACATAAGTTTCTTGAAATTTTTTTTCAAACTCTTCTATAAATTTTTTTGATGTTAAATCAAAATTTTTTTCTGAATACTCAATTAGTTCATTGGGTGTATCGAATTCTGCAATAATTGAAGCACTGTCAAAAGAATCTGCTACTTGTAATGAGACAGTTTTCATTATTGATACAATATCAACTTGTGTTTTTAACATAAATTTCACTCCTTTATATAAGTTTAACACATAATTGATGAATAGTAGTGTGTTTTATAATTCTATACATTCATTGTGAAATAAATGAGATAAAGTGAATGGGTCTCCGACGATACTGAGGTTAAAAACCGTAGTGAGATTCTTTGGATGATGCCAATCTATATGAGTTTACACAAACTGAAAGAGACTCACGGAGACAACGAGTACGACAAACAATACCTACTGATCATCGGACTTGCCAAGTTGCGGTTTGGGGTAGAGGCCAGCAAATGAGTGATTGGGAAAAGGATAATGAAAAGAGTAATGATTAGCAAAGCCATACGTCGCTTAAGAAGTTACCTGTACACTTAAGCTACAAAAGATACAGAGAAAGCTATTATTATTTTTCAGAATATGGAGGAAGACAGCAGATGATACTGAAATTTCGGGCATGGGATAAGAAAAACAAGACAATGCATGAAGTTGAATTAATAGATTTTATTGATAATATAGGCTATTTATCGATAGAAGACGGTAG from Enterococcus mundtii includes the following:
- a CDS encoding ORF6N domain-containing protein; its protein translation is MNQMQIIEFYNQRLLTTEQLAEFYEATPKNIRDNFQNNRNKFIEGKHYFRLEGDDLRAFKNDTENIGIVGSRVNQLILYTKRGASRHSKMLGTDRAWDMFDELEENYFNPKQQIKIPTTPRELIQLALAGNEATNQRVDEIEERLVDIEVNKLINTEDKGTIDRAVQKKVYQICKDQHFGQDAKSMLFQDLGSSIKQLFNVPNRGRIKDKDFRKVLNFINSWEPSSVTKERINQIQTELEM
- a CDS encoding toxin-antitoxin system, toxin component: MLKTQVDIVSIMKTVSLQVADSFDSASIIAEFDTPNELIEYSEKNFDLTSKKFIEEFEKKFQETYVAEVIKQLKEQSVSFN
- a CDS encoding DUF1351 domain-containing protein, with protein sequence MSNELSTEVIFDVNYQPSVIEIINEDQLANLINVTVKRFENLIFKEDDIADAKKARAELNRIFDLIDSKRKEVKKEFSEPLTTFENQIKIYSDEIKLASKGIAEQIKEFEAKTKEERKTIVLAFIKKQASKAEIEPNEISLQSNWLNASSFTAKNNLTRKIEEEIITECIAIKQEKENYTQQKSLVESYVKAYDLEPMAWISLIDEGLTAAQIFPKIDQAVKELREKEEKEIEEAEQEIKQTVTPEITIATSEETNTNEPKYSFTLNITGTAKQLSVIKKTVENLGVEYSVDMN
- a CDS encoding ERF family protein; this encodes MKEMNEVSFNEKVISVQNELKAPKSQYSEYGNYNYRNCEDILKAVKPLNQKMGLLLTLTDEPVVIGNRFYIKATALLTDGKEVLSITAYAREAESRTKMDDSQVTGSASSYARKYALNGLYLIDDAKDADALPQENKEAKNLREEFLKTFDKYVQEIANVTNLPKEVVAANSLGKKGFDSLEQVTDEFYSDLIGYLKLSAKRAAQKFNDEPNQQKRTVKKPSWEDL
- a CDS encoding phage replisome organizer N-terminal domain-containing protein; amino-acid sequence: MSDKQKKRYYWLKLKEDFFEEDTIEWLEEQPNGKEYCLFYLKLCLKSLKTEGLLVRNVGNLMIPYDPESLARLTSSNADTVKVAMDLFNKIGLIKILDSGEIYLNQLSELVGSETEYARQKRVQRAREDNVQKLSGKGRPELEKELDIEKELEKDKDIEKQDAPELKQYSIQIYSYIEKNGFGSPYGNTMGDNINFWLKDLEEAGLTIEQADAWMIHGVNTAIENNNRRWNYLEGILKNRFNKRLFSKSAIEGEEEMRKSQQVKSISRSYQKNVRREKLPEWANKSQEEKELDPQQKAEIDARFKAYLAQKAQEEKEDDC
- a CDS encoding putative HNHc nuclease; this encodes MFKPLIDSYSAILKHFKGQEISATINEEVNIERLRTMYEGYEGDRIIEVRFIDPRRFTVQQRNFIYALIGDIFIDTGTPTDFWKEFFYFRFEGVTGRKISLKDESDTTVSDVNILANIILDFIFEHHIPFKEGYEILPANQEYYFYKCITKRVCCICGRTGADIDHFDKALGRRKRKKIDHSDYTFAALCRIHHTEKHQLGVANFKNKYQIKGIKLNQETSNKLNIGG